A genomic segment from Neobacillus sp. YX16 encodes:
- a CDS encoding AraC family transcriptional regulator, with protein MGWVESLQQAIDYMEEHLLEEISIENIAKQANVSEFHFQRIFSVLTDITVGEYLRRRRLTLAAQELSTTESKIIDVALKYGYDTPESFSKAFRRQHGITPSQARNYAGKLKSYNRLTIQVNLKGAEPMNYKIVEKESFKVVGVKREFSCENGENLAGIPKMWDDIHVDGTNDLLFQLNDGLIKGVLGVCVDKRAPGSPLMDYWIATAHTGNTPEGLMELEIPASKWGVFEVHGAMPDAMQNVWKQIISEWFPSSHYEHAGTPDLEVYSNGNPSGPDYYSEIWIPLK; from the coding sequence ATGGGATGGGTAGAATCATTACAACAAGCTATAGACTATATGGAGGAACATTTACTAGAAGAAATATCGATTGAAAACATTGCTAAACAAGCGAATGTATCAGAGTTTCACTTTCAACGTATTTTTTCAGTACTTACTGATATAACTGTTGGTGAATATCTTCGGCGCAGACGGTTAACACTTGCAGCACAAGAGCTTTCTACAACTGAAAGTAAAATTATTGATGTCGCCCTAAAATATGGCTATGACACTCCCGAATCTTTTTCAAAAGCTTTCCGCAGGCAGCACGGCATCACTCCTAGTCAGGCACGTAATTACGCGGGAAAGCTGAAATCTTATAACCGCCTGACTATTCAGGTGAACTTGAAAGGGGCAGAACCTATGAATTACAAAATTGTGGAAAAAGAGAGTTTTAAAGTAGTCGGTGTGAAGCGGGAGTTTTCCTGCGAAAATGGGGAGAATTTAGCTGGGATTCCTAAAATGTGGGATGATATCCATGTAGATGGAACAAATGATTTATTATTTCAGTTAAATGATGGTCTAATTAAAGGTGTACTTGGGGTATGTGTAGATAAACGCGCACCTGGTTCTCCGTTAATGGATTACTGGATTGCAACCGCACATACCGGCAATACTCCAGAGGGTCTTATGGAACTCGAAATACCTGCTTCAAAGTGGGGAGTATTTGAAGTTCATGGTGCCATGCCTGATGCCATGCAAAATGTTTGGAAGCAAATCATCTCAGAATGGTTTCCATCTAGTCATTATGAACATGCAGGTACTCCAGATTTAGAAGTCTATTCAAATGGAAATCCATCTGGCCCTGATTATTACTCTGAAATTTGGATCCCTCTCAAATAA
- a CDS encoding BglG family transcription antiterminator → MLNSRTIAILRELLAVDTPITSEYLANVIQVTSRTIRNDIKELETIISKYGASIKSIRGAGYTLKIDDDKVFRKFLLEEFQSEKLKPSMLPNTPEERVHYLMQRLLLTENFLKLEDLADELFISKSTVQNDLKDVKKTLQTYDLSFEVKPNYGLKVKGEEVKLRFCMSEYVFNRIQTEYDLHSSQKPLIPIDEMKMIRAIILEQIKENDITLSDIGLNNLIIHIAIACRRITDGNYVILNNEELKDVTNQKEYGVANKIVREIENRMKVDFPETEIAYVAIHLLGTRMIRHLNNIDGDLRNYIDKDIYRLTMEILDSIETKLTLGLKDDLELIVAIGLHLKPAISRYRYGMNLRNPMIDEIKSNYPIAFEAGIIAGMVLKRDLGIDIDENEVGYLALHIGAAIERRAIHTEPKRCMIVCASGVGSARLLSYKLQSKFGARLEIVGTTEYYKLNEVPFDTLDFIVSTIPIKESLPVPVIVVNTFLGGNDFERVEKELGERKHGTLEYTKKELVFLQEKFETKEEVLCFLGDKLEKLGLVDSSFIDAVLEREALSPTSFGNLVAIPHPITPKTDSTFWAICTLQKPIDWGGKRVQFICLLSIEKNSSTYLQKMYALLVKIVEDIRIVQQLLKCKTYDEFLEVF, encoded by the coding sequence ATGTTAAATAGCCGAACTATTGCCATTTTGCGGGAGCTGCTAGCAGTTGATACTCCCATCACGAGCGAATACTTAGCAAATGTTATCCAAGTAACCTCGAGAACTATACGAAATGACATCAAAGAGTTAGAGACAATCATTTCGAAATATGGAGCGTCCATCAAATCAATCCGAGGAGCAGGATACACACTGAAAATTGACGATGACAAAGTATTTCGGAAGTTCCTGCTTGAAGAATTTCAAAGTGAAAAGCTTAAGCCCTCTATGCTGCCCAATACACCAGAAGAACGTGTTCATTACTTAATGCAACGTCTTCTCCTTACAGAAAACTTTCTGAAACTTGAAGACTTAGCGGATGAATTATTTATCAGTAAATCGACAGTTCAAAATGATTTAAAAGATGTAAAGAAAACCCTGCAAACGTACGACCTTTCCTTTGAAGTGAAGCCTAACTATGGTTTGAAGGTAAAGGGCGAAGAAGTGAAACTTCGGTTTTGTATGTCAGAGTATGTTTTTAATAGAATTCAAACAGAATATGATCTACATTCATCTCAAAAGCCTCTCATTCCAATCGATGAAATGAAAATGATTCGGGCGATTATTTTAGAGCAAATAAAAGAAAATGATATTACGTTATCAGACATTGGCTTAAATAACCTAATCATTCATATAGCGATCGCGTGTAGACGCATTACAGATGGAAATTATGTCATTCTGAATAACGAAGAACTAAAAGATGTTACAAATCAAAAAGAATATGGTGTTGCAAATAAGATTGTTCGAGAAATTGAGAATAGGATGAAAGTAGATTTTCCAGAAACGGAAATAGCTTATGTTGCTATTCACTTGTTAGGGACGAGGATGATCAGACATTTAAATAATATTGACGGTGACCTTCGGAATTATATTGACAAAGATATCTACCGATTGACGATGGAAATTCTTGATTCCATTGAAACAAAGTTAACCTTGGGCCTTAAAGATGATCTAGAACTGATTGTCGCAATAGGCTTACATTTAAAGCCGGCTATAAGCCGCTATCGTTATGGGATGAATTTAAGAAATCCAATGATTGATGAAATAAAATCGAATTACCCGATTGCCTTTGAGGCAGGAATTATTGCAGGTATGGTGCTAAAAAGAGATCTAGGAATAGATATTGATGAAAATGAAGTCGGTTACCTTGCCCTTCATATTGGGGCTGCCATCGAAAGAAGAGCGATTCACACTGAACCAAAGCGGTGTATGATTGTATGTGCATCTGGTGTTGGCAGCGCTCGGCTATTGTCTTATAAGCTGCAATCAAAATTTGGGGCCAGGCTTGAAATCGTTGGCACAACAGAATATTACAAACTTAATGAAGTCCCCTTTGATACTCTTGATTTTATCGTTAGCACCATCCCTATTAAAGAATCCCTGCCAGTACCTGTTATTGTGGTGAACACATTTCTTGGTGGTAACGATTTTGAAAGAGTGGAAAAAGAATTAGGGGAAAGAAAACATGGGACGTTAGAATACACGAAAAAAGAACTTGTTTTTCTACAAGAAAAGTTTGAAACAAAAGAAGAGGTTCTCTGCTTCTTAGGCGATAAATTAGAAAAACTAGGACTTGTTGATTCTTCCTTTATTGATGCAGTTCTTGAAAGAGAAGCGTTATCGCCGACTAGTTTTGGAAATTTGGTTGCGATCCCTCATCCTATCACACCGAAGACTGACTCTACCTTTTGGGCTATCTGTACATTACAAAAACCAATAGATTGGGGCGGTAAAAGAGTGCAATTTATTTGTCTATTAAGTATAGAGAAAAACAGCTCTACCTATCTGCAAAAAATGTATGCTTTGTTAGTCAAAATCGTTGAAGATATTCGAATCGTTCAGCAGCTTCTAAAGTGCAAAACGTATGATGAATTCTTAGAAGTATTTTAA
- a CDS encoding protease inhibitor I9 family protein, which yields MRKYYRVAILAIAFLFILSGCQERNQNVDEEKEVKETMNPSVQIDPEIDLSSEQMTSIIIEFKTKPAKIAVLEAEAKGIPLTIEEAKEKVEESHATFQKELESLLDKNQVPYKVRNTYKTALNGVSMEIPANEIIRLAEASSVISKIHPNKKIQLNPPISPSDQK from the coding sequence ATGAGGAAATATTATAGAGTGGCCATTTTGGCAATTGCTTTCCTGTTTATTTTGAGTGGATGTCAGGAAAGAAATCAAAATGTAGATGAGGAAAAGGAGGTGAAAGAAACAATGAATCCTTCAGTCCAAATAGATCCTGAAATAGATCTATCAAGTGAACAAATGACCTCAATTATCATTGAATTCAAAACAAAACCAGCTAAAATAGCCGTTTTAGAAGCAGAAGCAAAGGGGATTCCTTTAACAATAGAGGAAGCGAAGGAAAAGGTAGAAGAAAGTCATGCAACCTTTCAAAAGGAACTTGAATCGTTATTAGATAAGAATCAAGTGCCCTATAAGGTAAGAAACACATATAAGACTGCATTAAACGGAGTTTCGATGGAAATACCAGCAAATGAAATCATAAGGCTGGCAGAGGCTTCATCGGTCATATCAAAAATACATCCAAACAAAAAAATTCAGCTAAATCCACCTATTTCACCTTCTGATCAGAAGTAA
- a CDS encoding PTS sugar transporter subunit IIB codes for MNILLCCAAGMSTSLLVSKMQKCAEEQGVEARIWAVSGDAVRKHIDEADVLLIGPQVRYLLPQLKKLGEEKGIPVDVINTVHYGTCNGLEVLKYAQQLVSK; via the coding sequence ATGAATATTTTACTTTGTTGTGCAGCTGGTATGTCTACAAGTTTATTAGTATCAAAAATGCAGAAATGTGCAGAAGAGCAAGGCGTAGAAGCAAGAATTTGGGCTGTTTCAGGAGATGCTGTTCGTAAACATATCGACGAGGCGGATGTATTACTGATAGGTCCACAGGTCCGCTATTTATTACCACAATTAAAGAAACTTGGTGAGGAAAAAGGGATTCCAGTTGATGTCATTAATACGGTTCATTATGGAACTTGTAATGGGTTAGAGGTTCTTAAGTATGCACAACAATTAGTTTCTAAATAA
- a CDS encoding FtsW/RodA/SpoVE family cell cycle protein, whose protein sequence is MANNKKQIFINEVTDQIKSKEAKAYVARELSYHLKEAKNTWMEKGLSEGEAEEKAVEQMGSPTKLGIQMNKLHRPKVDWWLVILLTTALGLSFLPMVSLGYMEDWHYIIYKILIVLIGVTATVGVMLGDYRKWKKLGWLFYTIGILLLVILMFFSNVMINGMPLLKLGPITIESLMALPFLYLAWASFFTNEKLRVWQFLLLFLSPILLFLAVASIPTLYLYFVMVFVMLWWSKYSKKVKWLITTGTFSFILVIGIVAWQFVKPYQIVRLLALFEPEKYADGAGFMILKSQELMTKAGWFGWFDGFGQPRIKEFIPEAHTNFVFVSFTYSYGWLFGVLLVTILLLFAVRMIVIHPKIKDSYGKLLLIGGVALYSIQLLSNIGMVLGFFPLTTMSLPFISYGLMPTVLNAILIGVVLSVYRRKDLVAL, encoded by the coding sequence TTGGCGAATAATAAAAAGCAGATTTTCATAAATGAGGTCACTGATCAAATTAAATCAAAGGAAGCAAAGGCATATGTCGCAAGAGAGTTGAGTTATCATTTAAAGGAAGCAAAAAATACATGGATGGAGAAAGGCTTATCAGAAGGTGAAGCGGAAGAAAAAGCCGTCGAACAAATGGGAAGCCCTACAAAACTGGGTATCCAGATGAACAAGCTTCATCGTCCAAAGGTAGATTGGTGGCTGGTAATCCTGCTAACCACAGCTTTAGGACTTAGTTTCTTGCCAATGGTATCTCTGGGTTATATGGAAGATTGGCACTATATTATTTACAAAATACTTATTGTCCTTATCGGCGTTACTGCAACAGTAGGGGTAATGCTGGGTGATTACCGTAAATGGAAAAAACTTGGCTGGCTATTTTACACAATAGGAATTTTGCTTCTAGTCATCTTAATGTTTTTCTCCAACGTTATGATTAATGGGATGCCGCTGTTAAAGCTTGGACCAATTACGATTGAAAGCCTGATGGCTTTACCGTTCCTTTATCTTGCCTGGGCTTCATTTTTTACCAATGAAAAGTTAAGGGTTTGGCAGTTTCTTTTATTGTTTCTCAGCCCGATACTTCTATTTCTTGCAGTAGCGAGTATTCCAACACTCTATCTATATTTTGTAATGGTATTCGTTATGCTTTGGTGGAGTAAGTATAGTAAAAAGGTTAAATGGCTGATTACAACAGGCACATTTAGCTTCATTTTAGTAATAGGTATTGTAGCTTGGCAATTCGTTAAGCCATATCAGATTGTAAGACTGCTGGCGCTTTTTGAGCCAGAAAAATATGCAGATGGTGCAGGATTCATGATCTTAAAGAGTCAGGAACTTATGACAAAAGCTGGCTGGTTTGGCTGGTTTGACGGGTTTGGACAACCTAGAATAAAAGAATTTATACCAGAAGCGCATACGAACTTTGTTTTTGTAAGCTTTACCTATTCTTACGGCTGGCTTTTTGGCGTTTTACTTGTCACGATTCTTCTGCTTTTTGCAGTTAGAATGATCGTCATTCATCCAAAAATCAAGGATTCCTATGGAAAGCTTCTTTTAATAGGCGGCGTTGCTCTTTATAGTATCCAGCTGCTAAGTAATATTGGAATGGTACTAGGATTCTTTCCGCTTACGACAATGTCGCTGCCATTTATCAGCTATGGTCTAATGCCGACTGTTCTTAATGCCATCCTAATAGGGGTTGTGTTAAGTGTATACCGACGAAAAGATTTGGTAGCTTTATAG
- a CDS encoding spore germination protein yields MYPKQKEDSNRKPKTISYNIQTNLEQVKEELQSCSDLVIRELDLGNFKKAALVHIQGISDRDSISDNVVNPLLEKFKNTNFDKTSDSVLLDELKRNTFTVSQVKTETKWTVAAIL; encoded by the coding sequence TTGTATCCCAAACAGAAAGAAGATTCTAATAGAAAACCCAAAACGATATCTTACAATATTCAAACAAACTTAGAACAAGTCAAAGAAGAGTTGCAATCCTGTTCAGATTTAGTGATCCGCGAGCTTGACCTAGGAAACTTCAAAAAGGCTGCGCTTGTCCATATTCAGGGTATTTCGGACAGGGATTCCATTAGCGATAATGTGGTAAATCCATTACTTGAAAAATTTAAAAATACCAATTTTGATAAGACATCCGATTCAGTTTTGTTAGATGAACTAAAAAGGAATACATTTACCGTCTCGCAGGTGAAAACTGAGACAAAATGGACAGTCGCTGCAATACTTTAA
- a CDS encoding dockerin type I domain-containing protein yields MNQDDVIDIRDALAIQQAWNKNERASDINFDGVVNAKDMQYVVNNYLKQNPDAENPPAPVEQIDGKTLQDILTELQISS; encoded by the coding sequence GTGAATCAGGATGATGTGATTGATATCCGGGACGCACTGGCAATTCAACAAGCTTGGAACAAAAATGAAAGAGCATCTGATATTAATTTCGACGGTGTTGTGAATGCAAAGGATATGCAGTACGTTGTAAATAACTATCTAAAGCAAAACCCAGATGCCGAGAACCCGCCGGCACCTGTTGAACAAATCGATGGAAAGACACTTCAAGATATTTTAACAGAATTGCAAATATCATCTTAA
- a CDS encoding CAP domain-containing protein → MKKKALLTVVAAAAVVMANPAMNKADAATFNPVVQEKVYVYQGTNMNEINSVLEKYLASFGFTVPKTTVKQPVQTAPSQPTQQPDQTTTPQPVQQQPVEKPSETSTQPATPQNTSNLSAYEQKVVDLTNQERAKNGLPALKVDLTLSKMAHEKSRDMSVNGYFSHTSPTYGSPFDMMKKYGISYRSAGENIAMGQRTPEEVVKAWMNSEGHRKNILSPNFNHIGVGYVSQGNYWTQEFIGK, encoded by the coding sequence TTGAAAAAGAAAGCACTTTTAACCGTAGTAGCTGCGGCAGCTGTAGTTATGGCCAATCCAGCAATGAATAAAGCAGATGCTGCTACCTTTAATCCAGTAGTACAGGAAAAGGTCTATGTATATCAAGGAACAAATATGAATGAGATTAATAGTGTGCTAGAAAAATATCTTGCTAGCTTTGGGTTTACAGTGCCGAAAACAACTGTAAAACAGCCAGTCCAAACAGCACCAAGTCAACCAACACAACAGCCTGACCAGACAACTACTCCACAGCCCGTACAGCAACAGCCTGTAGAGAAGCCGTCTGAGACATCAACACAACCAGCAACACCACAAAATACAAGTAATTTAAGTGCTTATGAGCAAAAAGTGGTCGACCTTACTAATCAGGAACGTGCAAAAAATGGGTTGCCTGCGCTTAAAGTAGATTTGACACTTAGCAAAATGGCACATGAAAAATCTCGTGATATGTCTGTGAACGGCTACTTTAGCCATACAAGCCCAACATATGGCTCACCGTTTGACATGATGAAAAAGTACGGGATTTCGTATCGTTCTGCTGGTGAAAATATTGCCATGGGGCAGCGAACTCCTGAAGAAGTGGTAAAAGCTTGGATGAATAGCGAAGGTCACCGCAAGAACATCCTAAGCCCGAACTTCAACCATATTGGGGTTGGTTACGTTTCACAAGGCAATTATTGGACACAGGAATTTATCGGTAAATAG
- the celB gene encoding PTS cellobiose transporter subunit IIC, whose protein sequence is MSKINNILENKIMPVAGRIAAQRHLQALRDGLILTMPLIIVGSLFLILGFIPIPGYADFMAGIFGEAWLSKLLYPVGATFDIMALIAAFGIAYRLAEKYGVDALSAGAISVAAFLLATPYQVSFLPEGAKEAIMVGGAIPTALMGSKGLFVAMLVAMLSTEIYRFVVQRNIVIRMPDGVPPAVSKSFIALIPGFFVIAIIWILRLIIEQTSFASLHNIVGELLGKPLGVLGGSLIGSLVAVLLIQLLWSCGLHGASIVGGVMGPIWLSSMDANRIAFQDGQNLPNIFTQQFFDIFIYVGGSGATLALVIAMLFLAKSQQMKQLGRLAIGPGLFNINEPITFGMPIVMNPLMIVPFILAPMVMVLTTYIAMSTGLVAKPAGIAVPWTMPPIIGGYLAAGGKVSGAILQIVNFVLCFAIYYPFFKMWDRQKLAEEQGVSSDKNLDGNGFTA, encoded by the coding sequence ATGAGCAAAATAAATAATATCCTAGAAAATAAGATTATGCCTGTTGCAGGACGCATTGCAGCACAACGTCATTTACAAGCATTACGTGACGGGCTCATTTTGACAATGCCATTGATTATTGTTGGATCATTATTTTTAATTTTAGGGTTTATCCCAATTCCGGGTTATGCAGATTTTATGGCAGGTATATTTGGAGAAGCATGGCTGTCTAAGCTGCTCTATCCAGTGGGGGCTACATTTGACATTATGGCTCTGATTGCTGCTTTTGGGATTGCATACAGGTTAGCTGAAAAGTATGGAGTGGATGCCTTATCGGCAGGGGCCATTTCTGTTGCTGCATTTTTGTTGGCCACTCCCTATCAAGTGTCGTTTTTACCAGAAGGAGCAAAAGAGGCAATTATGGTAGGAGGAGCGATCCCCACTGCATTAATGGGAAGTAAGGGATTATTTGTAGCGATGCTGGTCGCTATGCTTTCTACAGAAATTTATCGATTCGTTGTTCAGAGGAATATTGTCATACGTATGCCGGATGGAGTTCCGCCAGCTGTAAGTAAATCATTTATTGCACTCATTCCAGGATTTTTTGTTATCGCTATTATTTGGATCCTACGCTTAATCATTGAACAAACATCTTTTGCAAGCCTTCACAATATTGTGGGTGAATTATTAGGAAAACCACTAGGAGTACTCGGAGGAAGTCTAATTGGAAGTCTTGTCGCCGTTTTACTCATACAATTACTTTGGTCATGCGGTTTACATGGTGCCTCTATTGTAGGTGGCGTTATGGGACCAATCTGGTTATCTTCGATGGATGCCAACCGTATCGCTTTCCAAGACGGCCAAAACTTACCGAATATTTTTACACAGCAGTTCTTCGATATCTTTATTTATGTAGGCGGAAGTGGTGCAACGTTGGCGCTTGTGATTGCGATGCTATTTTTGGCAAAAAGCCAACAAATGAAACAATTGGGACGATTGGCGATTGGACCAGGATTGTTCAATATTAACGAACCGATTACGTTTGGTATGCCAATCGTAATGAATCCTCTAATGATCGTGCCATTTATTTTAGCACCTATGGTTATGGTTCTTACCACATATATCGCTATGTCAACCGGGTTAGTAGCGAAACCAGCAGGAATTGCCGTTCCTTGGACAATGCCGCCAATTATCGGTGGATATTTGGCAGCAGGAGGAAAAGTTTCGGGAGCCATTCTTCAAATCGTGAATTTTGTTCTATGTTTTGCCATCTACTATCCATTCTTCAAAATGTGGGATCGACAAAAGCTAGCTGAAGAGCAAGGCGTTTCATCTGACAAAAATTTAGATGGGAATGGCTTTACTGCGTAA